A stretch of DNA from Mesorhizobium onobrychidis:
GCGAGAAGAGCAGGAAATCTTCCAGCCGGTAGGTCCACCATTCCGACATCTAGAGGTCCCGGAAGTAGGCCGCCATCCGATCACGCATGGATGCGTCGGGGAGGGGACCGGTCGCCGCCATCACGTTCTCGCGCACATGGTCGACGCGGGTGGTGGCGGGGATGGCGACGGTGACGGAGGGATGCGAAAGAATGAACTTCAAAATGAACTGCGCCCAGGTCCCGGCACCGATCTCGGCCGCCCAAGCCGGCAGCGTCTCGCCTTGGAGCTGGCGCGTCAGCGCGCCTTGGCGAAACGGCCGGTTGACGATGACGGCCATGCCGCGCTCGGTCGCCAGCGGCAGGAGCCGTTCCTCCGCCTCGCGGTCGACGACGTTATAGGTGAACTGCACGAAGTCGAGCGGATGCGCGCGCATTATTTGTTCGAACAGGTCGTGCCGTCGTCCTTCGGACGTCGTGATGCCGACATAGCGGATCCGCCCGTCCGACTTCATGGCGAACAAGGTTTCGAGATGGGTCTCCCAGGCGACGAGGTTATGGACCTGAACGAGGTCGAAGCGCGGCACACCCCAGAAGCGGCGCGACTGCTCGATCTGCGCGGGTCCGTCGGCGGCGGAGGAGGTCCAGACCTTCTCGGCGGAAAACAGCGCTTCGGGCCGGCCGAGCTTCTCGAGGCCATAGCCGATCACGGGCTGCGAAGAGCCGTACATGGGCGAGGAATCGATCATGCGGCCGCCTGCCGTAAAGAAGGCCGCGATCACCTCGGCGCATTCGTCGCGCAGCACCGGATCGTCGCCGACATTGAAGGTGATCCAGGTGCCCAGCCCCACTGCGGGAAGCATCTCTCCCGAGGAGGGCACGGCCCGCATCACCGGCGCACGCGGCGCGCCGGGCGCGGTTCCCGGCAACACCAGAGCCGCTCCGGAAGCGGCGGCAGCCTTCACGAATGTCCTGCGGGTGATGATCATCGTCTGCCATCCCTGTACTCCCGACTCCTTGTACTCCCGACCACAAGAATGGTTCCGGGCGACCGCCTTCGCATGGGTGATCGGCGGGGAGTGCGGTCGGTCTCTGGCGACTGTTCGGAATATAGAACGTCTGCCTGAAATGGGAACGAACGGTGCAGGCCTGGGTTGCGCCAACCAGCCCGATTACCTGGAGATGGCTCCTGTCCTGACTTGATGGCGCTGGCGGGCATATGCCACGCAGCCGTCTACCGTGCTGACGCAGAGCGCATCGCGGTGGTTCGGCGTGTTGTTGTCGCCGGCGTAGGCAACCTCGGCAACACGGCCATCGACCATTCGGATTTGCGTGTTGCAATAGCCGCCAGGATCGACATTGAGCGATCCTCCAACCGTCGGGAT
This window harbors:
- a CDS encoding aldo/keto reductase, which encodes MIITRRTFVKAAAASGAALVLPGTAPGAPRAPVMRAVPSSGEMLPAVGLGTWITFNVGDDPVLRDECAEVIAAFFTAGGRMIDSSPMYGSSQPVIGYGLEKLGRPEALFSAEKVWTSSAADGPAQIEQSRRFWGVPRFDLVQVHNLVAWETHLETLFAMKSDGRIRYVGITTSEGRRHDLFEQIMRAHPLDFVQFTYNVVDREAEERLLPLATERGMAVIVNRPFRQGALTRQLQGETLPAWAAEIGAGTWAQFILKFILSHPSVTVAIPATTRVDHVRENVMAATGPLPDASMRDRMAAYFRDL